The Alnus glutinosa chromosome 1, dhAlnGlut1.1, whole genome shotgun sequence region aggatcaatcgcacgttagatcgaaaATTCAcggtgtcaagtttgattgatcgaatatTCGTATCAGATcttctattgatcctatgatcCTGTTATGATCGGATATAGTTCGAGATCAACTATTTAATTAAGCTCAAATCATAAATGAGTCAGTCTTAAAATCTCAAAGCTCGCCTCATCTTGATTACAACCCTAAATATAACTTatgtagtgctatatatataatatactacatatatataatgggtttatatatatattaattaatgttaaatatagtatatagggttagagttattataaatggagtcgttttttattttttaaaactgcTCCAATTGgaaccgttttaacaaaaatggctctaatttgagacttttatttgttaaaacggctcaaacaaattagagccgttttaactaattggagccgttttaaaaaagcgtttcaaattggagtcgttttaataaaaatggctttaattaatttatagccgttttaacaaaaacggctctaattagagccactttaaatttagagtcattttgttaaaacggctcaaaaagccccccccccccccccccccccctcttttgCGGTGATCATGAACTATTGTgttatatgaagaaaaaaaaaattgtccaatAAGGCTGCCCATGGTTTTGTGAAATTAGATTTGTTAAATGTTTTGGAATTAGTCTAGGCAGAGGAATGTCCTCCCTCCATCTAGGGTTAGGGGTGTAAAACCGGGGCGGTTATAATCGGACCGAACCGGATCCAGGCACTAACCGGGCCCGGAAAACCGATAACCGGGTAGGTACCCGGTCCCAGTCCCGGGTTCATGTTTTCAAAAGACCCGGTTAAACCGGGAACTCGAGACCGGGTtgtaaattattaacaaaaaaaaatactccccttcCCTTTTACGCTTTTACGTTTgttgttttaacttttaaccCTAAATCTAAAATCATACACTCACTGACTCACGCCACAGTATCACTCTTCAGTCTCTTCTTCTCTGTTGTCCGCCGCTCGGCTGCTGtcactcttcttctttcctttttttttcctctgccGGTGTCACTCTTCTTGTGATCttgtcttcatttcttcttcatttcttttttaaggtgggtttttattttcttttttattttgttatttattattattattattttttttttttttcagttttcacgctgcattcatttcttcttcaattCTTCTTTTCAGAAAAAACCTGATGGCAGTTCCTATGGAATAGAAATTTCTAGCAGATCAGCAGATGCTACCATTAGAAAAGCTAATGCAAAAGGACCCCCTAGACTTCATTCTATTTGATATCATCCAGAGTTGGATCCCTGAAACTGCCACTAAATTTGGTGTGCCTTGTGTCCTTTTCAGTGTGTTTTCTGCTTGTGCGTTAGCCTTCACAGGACCACTTGCTGAGCTGAAGTCCCTCAACCAACGAACAAAACCTGCACTGCAACTCTTTGTATATATAACTAATAACtgaatatataaattaaagccCAATGaagtctctctctcccccccccccccccacccacccAAAAAAAGGCTCAATgcctaaaatactaaaaacaggcccaaaaaatataattttttttttttgaaaacccgGTCTAGGTACGCGGTTTACCCGGGAAACCGGGTACCCGGGAATCGGATTCCCGGTGTACCCGGATCCGGTCCCGGTTATTGAAAATCCAATAACCGGGACCCTAGTTCCGGTTCTCGGTTTTGGCCAATAATCGAGAACCAGaaccggatttacacccctatctAGGGTATTGTTGCTGAGCAAGAGTTACCTTCTTGGTTTAATAAAAGTCCATTcttatttcacaaaaaaaaaaaaaaaaaaaaaaaaaaaaaaaaaaaaaaagggatcatGAACTACTGTGTtatatgaacaaaaaaaaaaaaaaaaaaaaattgttaaagagaTTTAATAAGTCACTTCATAATTCTCCAACGTCATAAAACACTAACCCTAGGCTTTGAATCCTTCGAATAAGGACACTGGTCTTTAAATCGGACCTAAAATCATAATGCCCTTCGAATCAGGCTAGCAATTATCATTTGCAATTATCTTGACGGGATTCTTGCTGGAGAGAAACAATCAAAGGTTAATGGGCTTGGACTTCTAGGTAACAGGTTTGACGCGGTTTACGCCGTTAACAGTGAAAGCGTTTGGTTGATGCCTGATGGAGTAATGAATGAAGTGGGAAGCTTTTGGCCTTTAGGTATACTTTTTGGGAATTTGATTCCTACACTATACaatcacaacaaccacacaacaacccttcacatgagggtgggccccatacactggggcccaccctcatgtgaagggttattatgtggttgttgtgttggtgttgtaaatttaacattttcctactTTTTGACACGTCATGGAtctgagaaatgatccctacactcatttctcacaacagtcccacaacaagctgacgtgactggCACTACAAATAACCTTGTTATTAGCCActtgcaattagccacgtgtatggggTCATACACATGGCTAATTGCATTTAGCCACAGCCAATTACACGCGGTAAAACCTGTTGTGTGTAAATGCACAATTAGCCGCGTGTccttttatatatgtggctatTTAGCCATGTATCATTTAGCAACTTGCAAAAAATACGTGGCTGACaggaatttgttttttttgaaattctagccgcgtgtatttcaatacacgcggctaaaatttttgtcctttttaaaaaaaaaaaaattggcatatATCCGGCCAGGCCAGGCCGGTATCCTTTCTTCTCCAATCTGGCATACATCCGGCCAGGCCAGGCcggtcttttttcttctcccattaATCCATAACCAAAACAACAGCAAATTCATTACACCCAAACCCAGAAAACACAGCAAGAAGCcagaaaaaatagcaagaaCCCGGCCATTCAACCCAGTCGCCCGAAACCCAAAATCAATACAAGATGGGAAAAAAAACAACAGCATGACGCCGgaaccaaaacaacaacatcACGCCggaaataaaacccaaaatgggaaaaaaaaaaatcaatacaagaGAAACCCTAAATCATCAAACCAATTCGCCGGAAATTATCAAACCAAAACGCccgaaacccaaaatcaaattcaatacACCCAAACAACAGCAAATCGCCGGaaataaaaccagaaaaaaaaataccaatccCTGAGAATCGGTCGCCGGAAATCgatctccctcttccatctccagCTCCGatcggtctccctcttccatctccctctgtgtgaagaaaagaacaaaaaaaaaaaaaaggagatttAGGAACGAAGAGcgtgggaaaaagggaaagaaggaaaagaaaaaatacacgcGGAAATCATACCACAGACCGGATCTCCAGCTCTCTCGGTCTCCGTCTTCCATTTCCCTCTCTGGCTCTCTGTGACTGTGTGAAGAAATAAGGctggggaagaaaagaaataaggggaagaaagaaggaagaagggaaagaaggaagaaggcagaaaaaagaacaaagaaaaaagaagaagaaagaaccggCGGCCATTACCCtcgaaggaagaaagaaaaagaaaaaagaaatgataaagaaaagtcaaacaTTGTGGGCGGTACGGtgcagaagaaaaaaataaaaggagagaATTTTGAATCATTTGGCAACGTTTATTtgatacacgcggccaattggccgcgtgtcaaAAATAAACGCGGTTAATTGGCCGCGTGTtcaaaatacacgcggccaattagccgcgtgtaaaaaataaacGCGGCTAATTGACCGCGTGTgcaaaatacacgcggccaattggccgcgtgtaaaaaataaacGCTGCCAATTGGtcgcgtgtattttttacacgcggccaCTTGTTTTTCGCAAATAATCTGTCACGTAGTCATTAAGACACGCtgccagttggccgcgtgtctacagtaattgttactgtagacacgcggcaatttacagttttttttgtagtgtggtaatattttattatgtttttacaaaaagaaaacaaaacaaaacaaaaaaaataataaaatattaccagccagatcagcttgttgtgggactgttgtgaaaaatgagtgtaggaatcatttctcagCTAAAAATGGGACGAAATTGAAGGGAATTTCAAGGGATGTGTTTGTTGCACAACCCACTtacacaattctttcataaCCAAGATACATTGGTGGGATTCATGCATGTGTGTCCCACTATGTATGAATCTTATCAATGTTTCTTGAGTTGTGTAGAAGTAGTGGAAGTTGGTTGTGCAAGAATAAttttttggatttcaattgggaGGTGAGCcgccttttctcttttcttcttgtttatGAGCCACCAGCCCACCACACTTCTCTTTTTTGGTTTTACTTCTTTAAGCACCGCATGCTTCTCCAACCGTCGCTGCCGCTAGTTACTTCTCTTCTCTACTTATACAGTTTTACTTCTCTAAGCCACCACTTTCTTGTAtttttgcttctcttcttcggttgcctctctctctctctctctctctctctctctgcacaTGTAGTTTCGTCACTCTGCAAAGATTTTCGAGACTCCAAGTTGTTAAGAGTATATTTAGATTACCCTAAAGATTAGATTGCACTAACTTTAGGGTAATccaaatatattctaacacaagTAAGGTAAGTAAAGTTTGATACGATTTTTCTAAAAGTTTGATCGAGTCATTGATCTATTTGGTCACtgagaaaatggaggaaaataaaagaaaataaaagcaacTGTGCAACCGTTAAAAGataaaacacagaattttagTGAAAAGACAATGATTCAACAAATTTGCTTCGTGATAGTGTTTAGGTTTTTGTCAGATTATTTTTTGGTGATCTGTATGGGTATTGACTATTGAGGTAAATTAGGGCATTGTGTTTTAAATCTCTGTTTAAAGCTAGCTTATGGACTATATTTtcataaagagtaatgctaaaaattaattttttatctcATGACTATCTAACTGTTGATCTGTCATTTACAacctaaaaagtaaaaatagagTCCATAAGCTTTAAAGTGAGGTCCTTGGAGCCGGAGTTGATGGTGACCGGCAATAATAGCTTAAGAATCACAACTGTGTGTCTGTGTTCTTGGAGAATGGTAGCGACGAAAGCTAACGGCAATGGGCCGTGGACGGCTGGTGAAAGGGCACTAGCTGCGTTGGGCCTGGATGGCTTGTGAAGGCACCAATGGTCTGGGCATAAATGACCGGTGAAGGCGTTGGGAAGCGCTAAGCTGTGGATTCTCCACAATGGGCCGTTGACATGGGCCAGTTTGGACCGGTGCATGAGTCGCTGAATGAGTCGGCTTGGGCCGAAAAATGGGTCGTTGACTAGGCCAAATTGGCCACACATTCGTGGAATGAATGGTAAATCGGGCCGACAGATTGGATCAAGTAAACCCTAGCTAGTTCGTTAAGCACACATGTAACGCGTGGGCGCGCGAAAGACATGTGCAAGAAAGTGTCTCCGGCCGGCGTGTGAAACATGTGGAAAAACTGCTAGAAGGTTGGGGCGGTATGTGGAGGCATGTGCGACAGAGGCGTCAAACCATAAGAGCACAAATCCACTGATTTGGGGAAGGAAAAGCAATTTTGGGGGTTCTTTTGCCAAAAAGAGATTTGGTGGCGGCACTTGTAGGAATGGCAGTGATGTGCAGTGGCACATGACGCAGTGTTCGGTAGCCGATGGTGTTGGGTCTTCCACAAATTGATAGGTTGTACCTAGCAAacctgattttatatatatttctagaATTAGCTTCgaataaggcaaaaaaaaaacaaaaaaaaaaacaacaatactTATTGCAAAGGCTAGAGGCACGGGGCTAAATTGGCAGGGTCTTCATACGGCACGTGGGGGCGCGTGATATGTCTGATTGGATTTATTTCGGCAGCGTTGGAAAGGACATGTTTCGAGCTTTTGATTGGTGTGTGGTCACCAAATTGAAAGGACGCTTGGAACAACTATGGGATTGTCAGAGAGAATACCAAGATCATGGAGACAACGCCAGAAATACGCTAGAAGAAGACGTTTGTGGCCACGTAAAAGTGGCTTTTGATACCATGtacaaatatataataaaatatataaaatgtaaGGAAGAGAAATGAAGCGGAGCTAAACATGAAAATTATTCTTACAGGATGCAACACAAGTAGAGTTTGCTGACCGGCCAGGAAacattatatatgcatgttcCATGAATATGGTAGATCTTTTTGTAAGTGTCTACCAGTCAGTAAATCAAAAAGGATATCAAAAAAGTGTAGGAAACGCAGTTTGTAGTCACCTAGTTCATTACATTTCATTCAAGGACAATATACTTCTTCATGGGACGCTTACATTTCTCACAAATTGCAGTTCCTTCAATCAACCCCTCAGCATAAGGAATGACATTAGAGTGATTGCAAGGTTCAAGGGCACCCCTACTGGCATCCAGGAGTTTTGCCAAATTTTCTTCCCATTGTGAAAAAAGATTCAAGCAGTGCACGAGATCTTCTCCTTGAAGCTTCAAAATATCTGTGGAAGACCCTTTCCCTATTATTGCCCAACCCTTGTCACTAAAGTCTAGCAATGCTGACACCTCCTTTAGAATATGATCGGTATCGACAGTCTTTCCAAGTCGGAGTTTTGACCTTCTCATACTCTCCAGCCGAAGCCAAAAGAATTGAATTTTCAAGAAAGAGATAGAACCAGTATGATTTTCTTCCGGAATGCTGGCCAAAATGTTCCTTACATGTTCATCCGGGTTCCTCTTGCCTACATACACCATCTCAAGCTGCACACCTCCACTTTTTATTTCCTTCAATTTAGAATTGATCTCCTGAATCCAATCTTGGTTCTCACTTCCATAAATGCAAatgtttcttcctttttctaCCTGAAACCAGTGCATGCAATCTTATAAGCATAAGTACAAGAAGTCTAATTAAATTTGGTATTTGCAATGACAATAAGGGTCTCAACAAGGGATCATCCTGATGCTTCATTGAGTTAGACTCATACCCAGCTAGCCAATAAGGTGTCAATCTCATCAATCAGAAGTTGCAATGTCCAATTCTCCTCTTCCCAGAGCACTTCTTCTCTTGAAGCTGAAAAGGGATATGCCCGGGCTCCCCAGATCATTACCATGTCAATTGCATTTGAGTTGCTAACCATCCCTTTTGAATCCAATACTACCATGAGAGGCTCACCCGTGTAGTTCCATGATTGTTTTACATAGTTCACCACTTCTGAGCTAAGTAACCATGGCAGCCTTATTGAGTACCATGGTAAAGAGTTTGAGAAAACGTTGAAGCTTCTCACCTCAGCATCAGTCCATGTATTAGTAGATGGAATTGGAAACCATACAATCTCATAACTTCCCTTATACTTCTTGTTGAGAGGGTGATCATATGTTTGCTGAACCAGCAAAAGTAAATTTTCTGTTGGGAGGGGCTCTGGCTTTGAGATTAAGAGCACCACTACCTTGTTGCTCAGCTCAGACACACCAAGCTGTCAATTAACACAAAGGAAACGGTAAActtaagaggaaaaaaagactCTACTCAATAAAGAGCTTAACTTGGGATTCAAGTTGGTTCCTGAGAGATGTCGATCGTCTTGCCCAACAAcggcttttcaattttttttaattttttctttttcaaaaggGGTCGTTTTCACTTCTAATTCTTAAAGAGGAAAGAAGGGGAGAATGAGGGAGAATGCTTCCAAGCACAAAGCGTAAAGCTTAAAGCTGCCCATTTAGCAACATGGTGTAAACTAAAATTGGTACATCTTGAGATCTTTAAAGCAGTTCACTTGTTGAAAGTGAGGAGCTGCTGGTTGATGTCGGTAGTGACGGGACAGTGGCCCGTTCGAGAAGAGTTGGGGGGAATTTATGGTGAGTATGGTCAGCAACGAGTCCCCTTTAAGGATCAAGGAGGAGTAGCCATGGGCAGCAGCGAGATTAACCGCAGGAAGAGTTGCATGGGCTTCGCCCAAGTTGGCATCCATGGGGGAAGCTTCTTTGAACAGGCAGCAAAGAAGTTACCTTTGTGGTCGCTCAAAGTTGCACCTGCTGCCTAATTGCTGAGGATACttctggggggggggggggggggggggggtgtgggggCGGATATCCAGTAAGCCATAGAGGAAGGGCTGTTCTTCCAGGGCAGTGAGATGGGATTTTACAGTGGCCTTAATGAGGTTCAAGGTAGCTTGGGGATCAAGAGGGATCCCTTAGTGGACAAGCTTGTTTCTGACAAGCCAGATCTGGTCCGTAGTAACCAGAGCAGATATTTGGGAATCAAGGACAGCTTTTAAGGGGATACTAAGCAAACAGTTAGCTAGGCCTAAGCAGGGCTTTAGTCCTACTGCCCAATGGCGGGTTACAAGGAAACTAATGGTGACATGCATGGCTTGTTAGGATAAAGGGGATAACTATTCAACATTTTGGTAGTATTTAGAAGACATGCTTTAAGGACAGTCAATACTTTACTGGACTCATTATATAAGAATAAGATTCTATCAGAACTTTATAGCGAGCATGATATGACCAcattttttcagatttgaaacaACTGCTGGAGGGAATAAAACCTTTGCTTGTGAGGAGCAATCCTTAAGTGGCAGGTCATCTGTCGAAGCAAATAACGTATAGAGCACCTCTTGATTGTCCACATGGATCTCCTGAAAGAGACTCAATAGCTTCTgccaaatctttctctctgcAAGTCATGTAATAGAACAAGCATCAATATGATGCACA contains the following coding sequences:
- the LOC133865751 gene encoding protein SIEVE ELEMENT OCCLUSION C, which produces MNLLGSDPFSQSSSYSDPQGVLIWKLLLTHDPDGRRLDSELLLHATERIMLYATTSEVPVTSLVSGLQFGAVAMNKESNVEGLDSLESLGQAIYEISHQLLCKCSGEDSLHMRTMVLFDMLGKYKWDAKMALVLAAFVTSYGNFRLLMQLYPRDPLAASIAMLKRLPYNLSTLKPRFKALSQLVKTMVDVTKCIIKFESLPLSHLELDKEISVAKSYIYVAAYWIIRSAFTCSSQITDLTPMKTEQVYSDSTVIATWELSSLVYRLSRICSCLRRQVDVCHQQIERKIWQKLLSLFQEIHVDNQEVLYTLFASTDDLPLKDCSSQAKLGVSELSNKVVVLLISKPEPLPTENLLLLVQQTYDHPLNKKYKGSYEIVWFPIPSTNTWTDAEVRSFNVFSNSLPWYSIRLPWLLSSEVVNYVKQSWNYTGEPLMVVLDSKGMVSNSNAIDMVMIWGARAYPFSASREEVLWEEENWTLQLLIDEIDTLLASWVEKGRNICIYGSENQDWIQEINSKLKEIKSGGVQLEMVYVGKRNPDEHVRNILASIPEENHTGSISFLKIQFFWLRLESMRRSKLRLGKTVDTDHILKEVSALLDFSDKGWAIIGKGSSTDILKLQGEDLVHCLNLFSQWEENLAKLLDASRGALEPCNHSNVIPYAEGLIEGTAICEKCKRPMKKYIVLE